The genomic DNA GCCTGGGTTCGCCGAATATCGTCGCGCGCTGGAAACGCAGGGTTGCGTTATCGACACGTTTTACCTGCGCGAAGAGGACGGCTGGCAGCTGAGCGAGGCGATTCTCCCGGCGCTGACGGCTGAACTCGACTGCCTGTTTCTCTGCACGCCTAACAATCCAACCGGGCTGATGCCGGAGCACACGCTATTGACGGCCATTGCTGAACGCTGCCGAGCGCTGGACATCGCGCTGATTCTCGACGAAGCCTTCCTTGATTTTATCCCCGATGCGCCGGGATTTATTCCTCTACTGGCGGAGTATCCCCACGTCTGGGTGCTGCGTTCACTGACCAAATTCTATTCTATTCCCGGCCTGCGCCTTGGCTACCTGCTCAACGGCGATGAACGGGCGGTCGCAAGGCTGCGCCAGCGGCAGATGCCGTGGTCAATCAATGCGTTCGCCGCGCTGGCCGGCGAGGTGATTCTCAACGATAGCGCCTACCAGCAGGCCACTCGCCGCTGGTTGGCCGATGAAGGGGCGCGCTTTTACCGTGCGCTCAGTAAGATTGACGGGATCACGGTTTACCCCGGGCGAGCCAATTACCTGTTTCTGCGCTGCGAGCGCCCCGACCTTGAGCTGCAATACGCGCTGCTGGAACAGCAGATTTTAATTCGCAGCTGCGCTAACTACCCGGGGCTCGACGGGCGCTACTTCAGGGTGGCTATCCGCAGCGCCGAAGAAAACCAGCGGCTGCTGGCGGCGCTGAGTCAGGTACTGAGCTGAACGCCACCCGATACCGACGTTCGCAGATGCAGCTGCGGCCAGTGCGCCGCTAACGAACGTTGCCCCAGCGCCCAGCGCAGATACTCTACATCGTGACGGCGGCGGTCGAGCATCAACCCGACAACGCTGCCGCTGTGCGCTACGTTCAGGCCATACAGGCTGCATGATTCAACCAGTGCCAGCAGCGCCGCAAACCCCGGCTTGGGCAGCAGAGTCTGGCTGGCGGTGGCGCTGAGCGTCGCCGCTTCGCCCAGCAGGCCAGCATCCTGACGTCTGCAGGAGCTTTGCACTTTTTCCCATGCCAGATCGAGCACCCCGGCGTTTGCCTCCAGCACCGCCTGGCGGGGTAATCGGTGATAGTCGACGGTGCGAAGCCGTAGCGGGCTTTCCAGTACCAGAAGGTCGAAATGCGG from Klebsiella sp. WP3-W18-ESBL-02 includes the following:
- the cobD gene encoding threonine-phosphate decarboxylase CobD, with translation MSRLKCAHGGNTREAAALIGVAADQLLDFSANINPLGMPESLKQAIVAQLSCAERYPDVEYQQLHQALAAHHGVPATWILAGNGETESIFTLVNGLQPRRAMVVAPGFAEYRRALETQGCVIDTFYLREEDGWQLSEAILPALTAELDCLFLCTPNNPTGLMPEHTLLTAIAERCRALDIALILDEAFLDFIPDAPGFIPLLAEYPHVWVLRSLTKFYSIPGLRLGYLLNGDERAVARLRQRQMPWSINAFAALAGEVILNDSAYQQATRRWLADEGARFYRALSKIDGITVYPGRANYLFLRCERPDLELQYALLEQQILIRSCANYPGLDGRYFRVAIRSAEENQRLLAALSQVLS